A single genomic interval of Astyanax mexicanus isolate ESR-SI-001 chromosome 4, AstMex3_surface, whole genome shotgun sequence harbors:
- the zgc:85932 gene encoding calpain-9, protein MEQKKLESRLYTDFSFPLNLQLKPAVEWKRPQELCRFPQFIVDGATRMDVCQGVLNDCWFLSAVASVAMNPPLLKRVVPTDQSFQNRYTGCFSFRFWQYGQWVEVKVDDRLPTQNGQLIFLRSNQSNEFWSPLLEKAYAKLKGGYPALNLGFPHEALVDMTGGVTEVLMVQALPVALGSFLRPLLARGTLINCANTQGPLEKKNELGILFKHAYTVTGLETVRTKYGPVELVRVRNPWGKVEWEGPWSDSKGVEWRSVSREEHQRLDRVAVEDGEFWMSVSDFRQNFEVMEVCHLSDETLSGGETYRPWTCTSYHSRWDSASSVPQYHLTLLEEDDDPADPELTCSFLLALMQKHSRQRGVLLPAQISVYKARSENSLLTQLDVSVLRPVLNSGLQQQREVVLRGRLAPGNYIIIPSTSEKLYSAEFLLRILTEKGNTAVPTQKLVIDKSIPKQIVKESVLALPSTSQTQKLFMKHCKEGQCRPLQLLNLLTEVLSGGVLAGSVEKLCLEHCRSFVVLMDSRGQGQLDWAEFQALWDKFRTWTEIFMRFDTNKTYSLEFLEISPALTAAGLQVDEFVLQLIGLRYTEPDLTLSFPGFLYLLLKLHTMNRKFQSFDSVGMGTVSLNYRQWLHMTMYN, encoded by the exons ATGGAGCAGAAGAAGCTGGAATCTCGACTTTACACTGATTTCTCTTTTCCTCTAAACCTTCAACTCAAACCTGCTGTAGAGTGGAAACGACCTCAG gagtTATGCAGGTTCCCGCAGTTTATAGTTGACGGAGCCACACGGATGGACGTCTGCCAAGGAGTGCTGa atgaTTGCTGGTTCCTCTCGGCTGTGGCGTCGGTGGCGATGAATCCTCCTCTGCTGAAACGAGTCGTTCCGACGGATCAGAGCTTCCAGAACCGATACACCGGCTGCTTCTCATTCCGg ttctgGCAGTATGGTCAGTGGGTGGAGGTAAAGGTGGATGATCGTTTGCCGACTCAGAACGGTCAGCTGATCTTCCTGCGGTCCAATCAGAGTAACGAGTTCTGGAGCCCCCTGCTGGAGAAAGCATACGCCAA GTTGAAGGGCGGGTACCCGGCTCTGAATCTAGGTTTTCCTCACGAGGCTCTGGTGGATATGACGGGCGGAGTTACGGAGGTGCTGATGGTTCAGGCTCTACCGGTGGCGCTCGGCTCCTTCCTGCGCCCCCTGCTGGCCCGGGGGACCCTCATCAACTGCGCCAACACTCAG ggtccACTGGAGAAGAAGAATGAGTTAGGAATCCTGTTTAAACACGCCTACACAGTGACTGGGCTCGAGACG gtccGCACTAAGTATGGTCCTGTGGAACTGGTTCGGGTTCGAAACCCGTGGGGTAAGGTGGAGTGGGAGGGGCCATGGAGTGACTCTAAAGG ggtggAGTGGCGTTCGGTCAGTAGGGAGGAGCACCAGCGGTTGGATCGGGTCGCGGTGGAGGACGGAGAGTTCTG GATGTCCGTGTCGGATTTCCGGCagaactttgaggtgatggaggtgtgtCACCTGAGTGATGAAACGCTGAGTGGAGGTGAAACCTACAGACCCTGGACCTGCACATCATACCACAGCCGCTGGGATTCTGCctcaa GTGTCCCTCAGTACCACCTGACCCTGCTGGAGGAGGACGATGACCCCGCCGACCCCGAGCTGACCTGCTCCTTCCTGCTGGCGCTGATGCAGAAACACAGCCGGCAGAGAGGAGTCCTGCTGCCAGCTCAGATCAGCGTCTACAAG GCTCGGTCTGAGAACAGTCTCCTGACCCAGCTGGACGTTTCGGTTCTCCGGCCGGTTCTGAACTCTGGTTTACAGCAGCAGAGGGAGGTGGTTCTCCGCGGCCGACTGGCACCCGGAAATTACATCATCATCCCGTCAACCTCGGAGAAACTGTACTCCGCCGAGTTCCTGCTCCGGATCCTCACCGAGAAAGGGAACACCGCCGT gcctacACAAAAGCTCGTCATTGATAAGTCCATACCTAAGCAG ATagtgaaagagtctgtcttagcGCTGCCCTCTACCTCTCAGACCCAGAAGCTCTTTATGAAGCACTGCAaagag ggtcAGTGCAGACCACTGCAGCTCCTTAACCTTCTGACTGAAGTTCTGAGTGgaggag tgttagCAGGCTCGGTGGAGAAGCTGTGTTTGGAGCACTGCAGGAGCTTCGTGGTGTTGATGGAT AGTCGTGGGCAGGGCCAACTGGACTGGGCGGAGTTTCAGGCACTGTGGGATAAATTCAGAACTTGGacg gaaaTATTTATGAGATTTGACACCAATAAAACTTACTCTCTGGAATTCCTcgaaatctcaccagctctaactgcagcag GTCTGCAAGTGGATGAGTTTGTCCTGCAGCTGATTGGTCTGCGCTACACTGAGCCGGATCTCACCCTCAGCTTCCCCGGCTTCCTGTACCTCCTGCTCAAACTGCACACCATGAACC GAAAGTTTCAGTCGTTTGATTCCGTCGGCATGGGAACGGTGTCACTCAATTACAGACAG tggcTCCACATGACGATGTATAACTGA